The genomic window TTCGACAGTGATGCTTCTTGATTTTGTGCATATCGCCGAGTTCTCAAATCTCACAAGTATAGTGTCCTCGCCGATGACCTCTATATCCTCGCATTTTATAATGATATCGTCATCTCTGCCCATAAGCCCGAAAGCTCTCGGCCTGCCGAATATAATAATTGATGTGACATTTCCTGTGACTGTATCAAATTCAATATCATCAACGTACCCAAGTTTTATCCCTGTCCCGGCGTTGATGACTTCTTTTGTTCTGAGTTCACTGAGCGAACATACCATGGCCTATCGCCTCCATATCATATTATTCAATGATATGTGCTATAGGGGAGCTTTATTACCATTTTGTCATAAAATGCTCTTTGATAGCCTTTCTTTTATCACTGTCTGCTCTTTCTGTAAACTCTGTGTAGTTCTGACGGTATTGCAGTTTGAAATTGTCTGATATTTTCTTTATAAAGTTCGTAGTCGTGTACTTTTTGCTCTTGTCAGCGCTGAGATCCATGTAGTAAAGCCTTATCAGAGTGTCCATTTTATTCTGAAAATCATTCATGCATCTTCTTATCGCCGGCTCTATCTGCGTATATGTAG from Ruminococcus sp. NK3A76 includes these protein-coding regions:
- a CDS encoding YlmC/YmxH family sporulation protein, whose translation is MVCSLSELRTKEVINAGTGIKLGYVDDIEFDTVTGNVTSIIIFGRPRAFGLMGRDDDIIIKCEDIEVIGEDTILVRFENSAICTKSRSITVENLSRQFHENS